One window of Acropora palmata chromosome 1, jaAcrPala1.3, whole genome shotgun sequence genomic DNA carries:
- the LOC141878777 gene encoding NK1 transcription factor-related protein 1-like: MIEQANSANFTIAALLGSARPQQELSAVRDDSLFQKSLHFGGERESLRCMMESDEEDGQELRLTDDRDEHPEKAEHIRESKSTRKSAKTRRKRTAFTSFQLKCLEEKFMMNKYLTIAERDMLAKSLQLSNKQVKTWFQNRRTKWKRENVGEAIHLAYEIQRSSIGPYYPPCVPICHCPPPPPPVYRMNTMYACPAPAFVAPHSAQSPH; encoded by the exons ATGATTGAACAAGCCAACTCTGCAAATTTCACAATTGCTGCGCTGCTGGGATCAGCAAGGCCTCAGCAAGAGTTGTCGGCCGTCAGAGATGATTCTCTGTTTCAAAAAAGTCTCCATTTTGGCGGAGAGCGAGAAAGTCTTCGTTGTATGATGGAGAGCGACGAAGAAGATGGTCAAGAATTGCGTCTTACAG acGATCGAGATGAGCACCCGGAAAAGGCAGAACACATTCGCGAATCAAAGAGCACACGAAAATCAGCAAAAACGAGGAGAAAAAGAACAGCTTTTACAAGTTTCCAGCTGAAGTGTCTTGAAGAGAAATTCATGATGAACAAGTATCTGACCATCGCTGAGAGAGATATGTTGGCCAAATCACTTCAGCTAAGCAACAAACAAGTCAAGACTTGGTTTCAAAATCGACGCACAAAATGGAAAAGAGAAAACGTTGGCGAAGCTATACATCTCGCTTACGAAATACAAAGAAGTAGCATTGGACCTTACTACCCCCCTTGTGTCCCAATTTGTCACTGCCCACCACCTCCTCCTCCTGTGTATAGAATGAACACGATGTATGCTTGTCCTGCTCCAGCGTTTGTTGCACCACACTCAGCTCAGTCACCGCATTAG